One window of Roseisolibacter agri genomic DNA carries:
- a CDS encoding dipeptidase yields the protein MPPSTARRVRVVSLSVLALLAIVAVAALAIGPGQVERGMNRVDASRAGPVSDAARRLHDSLLVADLHSDLLLWHRDPLARGTRGHTDVPRLADGNVALQVFSTVTKTPRGINYERNTAETDNITLLALLQRWPSPTWRSLRARALYQASRLRDAAARSHGRLTLVRSAADLDAFIAARAAAPANARPVAALLASEGLHPLEGDARNVDTLYAAGFRMLGLTHFFDNEVAGSAHGVSRGGLTPLGRDVIRRMEALGILVDVAHASPQAIDDVLAMATRPVVVSHGGVQATCPGPRNLTDDQLRRIAATGGVIGIGYWDGAVCAIGPASTARAIVHAVRVAGLAHVALGSDFDGATTTPFDAAGLAQVTQALLDAGMTPADIAQVMGGNVLRLLRATLPR from the coding sequence ATGCCCCCATCCACCGCCCGCCGCGTCCGCGTCGTCTCGCTGTCCGTCCTCGCGCTGCTCGCGATCGTCGCCGTCGCGGCGCTCGCCATCGGTCCCGGCCAGGTGGAGCGCGGCATGAACCGCGTCGACGCGTCGCGGGCGGGCCCCGTGTCCGACGCCGCGCGCCGGCTGCACGACTCGCTCCTCGTCGCCGACCTGCACTCCGACCTGCTGCTCTGGCACCGCGACCCGCTGGCGCGCGGCACGCGCGGCCACACCGACGTGCCGCGCCTGGCCGACGGCAACGTCGCACTGCAGGTCTTCTCGACGGTCACCAAGACGCCGCGCGGCATCAACTACGAGCGCAACACGGCGGAGACGGACAACATCACGCTGCTCGCGCTGCTGCAGCGCTGGCCGTCGCCGACGTGGCGCTCGCTGCGCGCGCGGGCGCTGTACCAGGCGTCGCGGCTGCGCGACGCGGCTGCGCGCTCGCACGGCCGGCTGACGCTCGTGCGCAGCGCCGCGGACCTCGACGCGTTCATCGCAGCACGCGCCGCGGCGCCCGCGAACGCGCGGCCCGTCGCCGCGCTGCTCGCGTCCGAAGGCCTGCACCCGCTCGAGGGCGACGCGCGCAACGTCGACACGCTGTACGCCGCGGGCTTCCGCATGCTCGGCCTCACGCACTTCTTCGACAACGAGGTCGCGGGCTCCGCGCACGGCGTCTCGCGCGGCGGCCTGACGCCCCTCGGCCGCGACGTGATCCGGCGCATGGAGGCGCTCGGCATCCTGGTGGACGTGGCGCACGCGTCGCCGCAGGCGATCGACGACGTGCTGGCGATGGCGACGCGGCCGGTGGTCGTGTCGCACGGCGGCGTGCAGGCCACCTGCCCCGGCCCGCGCAACCTCACCGACGACCAGCTGCGCCGCATCGCGGCGACGGGCGGCGTGATCGGCATCGGCTACTGGGACGGCGCGGTGTGCGCCATCGGGCCGGCGTCGACGGCGCGCGCGATCGTCCACGCCGTGCGCGTCGCGGGCCTCGCCCACGTCGCCCTCGGCTCCGACTTCGACGGCGCCACGACCACGCCGTTCGACGCCGCGGGGCTGGCGCAGGTGACGCAGGCGCTGCTGGACGCGGGGATGACGCCGGCGGACATCGCGCAGGTCATGGGCGGCAACGTCCTGCGGCTGCTGCGGGCGACGCTGCCGCGCTGA
- a CDS encoding alpha/beta hydrolase family protein, whose amino-acid sequence MLEIRRRHAGRTVLAAAAVALWAAPAAAQEGNEPGGRRPRQVVPMDSARAAMLYVSNRHEDHPQADFEAQLKTKARTDSIFAARSKGVMQYRKTTYKSPVDGMEIPVYLFSPLQTRGARGHAALVWVHGGVHGNWDQNYLPFIIEATQKGYVVAAPEYRGSTGYGAAHYNAIDYGGKEVDDVLGAYDFLKAQSYVDPDRVGVMGWSHGGFITAHLMFRGETPFQSGAAIVPVTNLLFRLSFKGPGYQRSFSTQKELQGLPFEQRAAYVKRSPYYGVDSLKKPILVHIASNDEDVNFEEARPLVDALIARKPQLAETKIYWNPTPGPVSVGHTFSRRVNRQTLLRDDSPEQIDSWNRTWAFFERTLKPGGGTASGMPVRK is encoded by the coding sequence ATGCTCGAGATCCGTCGCCGTCACGCCGGCCGCACCGTCCTCGCCGCCGCCGCCGTCGCCCTGTGGGCCGCGCCGGCCGCCGCGCAGGAGGGGAACGAGCCCGGCGGCCGTCGCCCGCGCCAGGTCGTCCCCATGGACTCGGCCCGCGCCGCGATGCTGTACGTCAGCAACCGCCACGAGGACCACCCGCAGGCGGACTTCGAGGCGCAGCTGAAGACCAAGGCGCGCACCGACAGCATCTTCGCCGCGCGCAGCAAGGGCGTGATGCAGTACCGGAAGACGACGTACAAGAGCCCCGTGGACGGGATGGAGATCCCGGTCTACCTGTTCTCGCCGCTGCAGACGCGCGGCGCGCGCGGGCACGCGGCGCTGGTGTGGGTGCACGGCGGCGTGCACGGCAACTGGGACCAGAACTACCTGCCCTTCATCATCGAGGCGACGCAGAAGGGCTACGTCGTCGCCGCGCCCGAGTACCGCGGCAGCACCGGCTACGGCGCCGCGCACTACAACGCGATCGACTACGGCGGCAAGGAGGTGGACGACGTGCTGGGCGCGTACGACTTCCTCAAGGCGCAGTCGTACGTCGACCCCGATCGTGTGGGCGTGATGGGGTGGAGCCACGGCGGCTTCATCACCGCGCACCTGATGTTCCGCGGCGAGACGCCGTTCCAGAGCGGCGCGGCGATCGTGCCGGTGACCAACCTGCTCTTCCGCCTCTCGTTCAAGGGGCCCGGCTACCAGCGCAGCTTCTCGACGCAGAAGGAGCTGCAGGGCCTCCCGTTCGAGCAGCGCGCGGCGTACGTGAAGCGCTCGCCCTACTACGGCGTGGACAGTCTGAAGAAGCCGATCCTCGTGCACATCGCGTCGAACGACGAGGACGTGAACTTCGAGGAGGCGCGCCCGCTCGTGGACGCGCTGATCGCGCGCAAGCCGCAGCTCGCGGAGACGAAGATCTACTGGAACCCGACCCCGGGCCCGGTCAGCGTCGGCCACACGTTCAGCCGCCGCGTGAACCGCCAGACGCTCCTCCGCGACGACTCGCCGGAGCAGATCGACAGCTGGAACCGCACGTGGGCGTTCTTCGAGCGCACGCTGAAGCCGGGTGGCGGCACCGCCAGCGGGATGCCGGTGCGGAAGTAG
- a CDS encoding protein kinase domain-containing protein, which yields MTGPDHAPPADPTTAGITVPGASEPAPASGTTPGTTPGTVTQLSEALAERYQVERPLGRGGMATVYLARDRKHDRAVAVKVLHPELAASIGGERFLREIRLAATLQHPHVLGLYDSGSAGGLLYYVMPFVDGESLRDRLRRESQLPIDDALRLAAEVASALGYAHAQGIVHRDVKPENVLLASGHAIVADFGIARAVTSAGAEKLTETGMALGTPQYMSPEQGTGGETGPASDVYALGCVLFEMLAGEPPFTGPNAMAVIAKHAMTEVPSLRTVRGSVPPDVEALVRRALAKSPADRWPNAAEFEKALRLAMARTTTTDFRVDDAGARAASRARGLPRWALLAVGAGVAATAAGAAVVLRARTDRPAAAAAGLDARRLAVLRVDAPAGDAELQPVADGLTDALADALRTVPGLTVPSANATRPLAGVPVDSAARALAVGAVVTGRLEPEAGDRLRLTLTLRDASGAAFADTSLVRPRAELLALRDDAIDQAGAMIRQRLGAEVALRATRAGTTSADAWALVQRALGESRRAATLLQAGDTAGRVRADAAADALFAQAAERDPRWAVPHVEHARHLYRAMRRNRATGLDPAPLLVRAMAEGDAAVAIDSSAAAFGARGIARYWAWLIRVGSPDLGARQVLASSAQSDLERATRLDPGQADAWRWLSHYYVNFRTLTDAKLAAVRAYDTDPFLSDAEGLLDALASQSFELGQFEDLRRYCTELQRRFPTSARGAECELKGLAADDAPRPSAAQVWEAHARLVELTALPTRPAAARLGSLYAAMALGRAGLTDSARAVIARVIDDPAAREDAGLQIVAAFAYLSTGDRARALERFRVFAGIARTSSDQMRRTSSEVWFYRDVRSDPEFRRIFGL from the coding sequence ATGACCGGTCCGGACCACGCCCCGCCCGCCGATCCCACGACCGCCGGCATCACGGTGCCCGGCGCGTCCGAGCCCGCGCCGGCGTCGGGCACGACGCCGGGCACGACGCCAGGCACGGTGACGCAGCTCTCGGAGGCGCTCGCGGAGCGCTACCAGGTGGAGCGCCCGCTGGGACGCGGCGGGATGGCCACCGTCTACCTCGCGCGCGACCGCAAGCACGACCGCGCGGTCGCCGTGAAGGTGCTGCACCCCGAGCTCGCGGCGTCCATCGGCGGCGAGCGCTTCCTGCGCGAGATCCGCCTCGCCGCGACGCTGCAGCATCCGCACGTGCTCGGCCTGTACGACTCGGGCTCCGCGGGCGGGCTGCTGTACTACGTGATGCCGTTCGTCGACGGCGAGTCGCTGCGCGACCGGCTGCGGCGCGAGAGCCAGCTCCCCATCGACGACGCGCTGCGCCTCGCGGCCGAGGTGGCGAGCGCGCTGGGCTACGCGCACGCGCAGGGGATCGTGCACCGCGACGTGAAGCCCGAGAACGTGCTGCTCGCCAGCGGCCACGCGATCGTCGCCGACTTCGGGATCGCGCGCGCGGTCACCAGCGCCGGCGCCGAGAAGCTGACCGAGACGGGGATGGCGCTCGGCACGCCGCAGTACATGAGCCCCGAGCAGGGCACCGGCGGTGAGACGGGCCCCGCGAGCGACGTGTACGCGCTGGGCTGCGTGCTGTTCGAGATGCTGGCGGGCGAGCCGCCGTTCACGGGCCCGAACGCGATGGCCGTCATCGCCAAGCACGCGATGACCGAGGTGCCGTCGCTGCGCACGGTGCGCGGCAGCGTGCCGCCCGACGTCGAGGCGCTCGTGCGCCGCGCGCTCGCCAAGAGCCCCGCCGACCGCTGGCCGAACGCCGCGGAGTTCGAGAAGGCGCTGCGGCTGGCGATGGCGCGCACGACGACCACCGACTTCCGCGTGGACGACGCGGGCGCGCGCGCCGCGTCGCGTGCGCGCGGCCTGCCGCGCTGGGCGCTGCTGGCCGTGGGCGCGGGCGTGGCGGCGACGGCGGCCGGCGCGGCGGTGGTGCTGCGCGCGCGGACCGATCGACCCGCGGCCGCCGCGGCGGGGCTCGACGCGCGGCGGCTGGCCGTGCTGCGCGTGGACGCGCCCGCGGGCGACGCCGAGCTGCAACCGGTCGCCGACGGGCTCACCGACGCGCTGGCCGACGCGCTGCGCACGGTGCCCGGGCTGACGGTGCCGTCCGCGAACGCGACGCGCCCGCTGGCCGGCGTGCCGGTGGACAGCGCGGCGCGCGCGCTCGCCGTCGGCGCCGTGGTGACCGGGCGGCTGGAGCCCGAGGCGGGCGACCGCCTGCGGCTGACGCTCACGCTGCGCGACGCGAGCGGCGCGGCGTTCGCCGACACGTCGCTCGTGCGCCCGCGCGCGGAGCTGCTGGCGCTGCGCGACGACGCGATCGACCAGGCGGGCGCGATGATCCGCCAGCGGCTGGGCGCGGAGGTGGCGCTGCGCGCGACGCGCGCGGGCACTACGAGCGCCGACGCGTGGGCGCTCGTGCAGCGCGCGCTCGGCGAGAGCCGCCGCGCGGCGACGCTGCTGCAGGCGGGCGACACGGCGGGGCGCGTGCGCGCCGACGCGGCCGCCGACGCGCTGTTCGCGCAGGCGGCCGAGCGCGACCCGCGCTGGGCGGTGCCGCACGTCGAGCATGCGCGGCACCTCTACCGCGCGATGCGCCGCAACCGGGCCACGGGGCTCGATCCCGCGCCGCTCCTCGTGCGCGCGATGGCGGAGGGCGATGCCGCGGTGGCGATCGACTCGTCGGCGGCGGCGTTCGGCGCGCGCGGCATCGCGCGCTACTGGGCCTGGCTGATCCGCGTCGGCTCGCCGGACCTCGGCGCGCGGCAGGTGCTCGCCTCCTCCGCGCAGTCGGACCTGGAGCGCGCGACGCGCCTGGATCCCGGCCAGGCGGACGCGTGGCGCTGGCTGAGCCACTACTACGTGAACTTCCGCACGCTCACCGACGCGAAGCTCGCGGCCGTGCGCGCCTACGACACCGATCCCTTCCTCAGCGACGCCGAGGGGCTGCTCGACGCGCTCGCGAGCCAGTCGTTCGAGCTCGGGCAATTCGAGGATCTGCGTCGGTACTGCACGGAGCTGCAGCGCCGCTTCCCGACCAGCGCGCGCGGCGCCGAGTGCGAGCTGAAGGGCCTCGCCGCCGACGACGCGCCGCGCCCGTCGGCAGCGCAGGTGTGGGAGGCGCACGCGCGTCTGGTGGAGCTCACCGCGCTGCCGACGCGGCCTGCCGCCGCGCGCCTGGGCAGCCTGTACGCCGCGATGGCGCTCGGCCGCGCTGGACTGACGGACAGCGCGCGCGCGGTGATCGCGCGCGTGATCGATGATCCCGCCGCGCGGGAGGACGCCGGCCTCCAGATCGTCGCGGCATTCGCCTACCTCAGCACCGGCGACCGCGCGCGCGCGCTCGAGCGCTTCCGCGTGTTCGCGGGGATCGCCCGCACGTCGTCGGACCAGATGCGGCGCACGTCGAGCGAGGTCTGGTTCTATCGCGACGTCAGGAGCGATCCCGAGTTCCGCCGCATCTTTGGCCTGTAG
- a CDS encoding NAD-dependent epimerase/dehydratase family protein produces MTTRRDFLRVTTGALGGALVAGCARAAGTAASPAASAATRAGRPMDLLILGGTGFIGPHLVRHAVARGHRVTIFTRGRRTADLPASVERLVGDRNGQLDALRGRKWDAVIDDSATNPDYVRQSTALLKDSVGRYLFTSSTGVYYPYLARGVDESVPVRTEAEDPKDGSATFGVAKARCERITLDAFGDRGVVVRPTYIVGPGDTTDRFPYWPVRLARGGETLAPGRRDDAVQIVDVRDLAAFMVRLVEDGRSGIYNAAGPANGLTFGDFLTQAAAALDSTSRFVWVDDYAFLEQQGITEAIPWVMLKGNDYGHTHVRNDRAKAAGLAFRPLAETVRDTLAWWPTVPEARRASPRFAIKPEQEVAALAAWKARGAR; encoded by the coding sequence ATGACCACTCGCCGCGACTTCCTCCGCGTCACGACGGGCGCCCTCGGTGGCGCGCTCGTCGCCGGCTGCGCGCGTGCCGCGGGCACCGCCGCGTCGCCCGCTGCCAGCGCCGCCACGCGTGCCGGCCGCCCGATGGACCTGCTGATCCTCGGCGGCACGGGCTTCATCGGGCCGCACCTGGTGCGCCACGCCGTCGCGCGCGGGCACCGCGTGACGATCTTCACGCGCGGCCGCCGCACCGCCGACCTGCCGGCGTCGGTCGAGCGGCTGGTGGGCGACCGCAACGGCCAGCTCGACGCGCTGCGCGGGCGGAAGTGGGACGCCGTCATCGACGACTCGGCCACGAACCCGGACTACGTGCGGCAGTCGACCGCGCTGCTGAAGGACAGCGTCGGCCGCTACCTGTTCACGTCGTCCACGGGCGTTTACTACCCGTACCTCGCGCGCGGCGTCGACGAGTCGGTCCCGGTGAGGACGGAGGCCGAGGATCCGAAGGACGGCTCGGCCACGTTCGGCGTGGCGAAGGCACGGTGCGAGCGCATCACGCTCGACGCGTTCGGCGACCGTGGGGTCGTCGTGCGGCCGACGTACATCGTGGGGCCGGGCGACACGACGGATCGCTTCCCGTACTGGCCCGTGCGGCTGGCGCGCGGCGGCGAGACGCTGGCGCCGGGGCGCCGCGACGACGCGGTGCAGATCGTCGACGTGCGCGACCTGGCCGCGTTCATGGTGCGGCTGGTGGAGGACGGGCGCTCGGGGATCTACAACGCGGCGGGGCCGGCGAACGGGCTGACGTTCGGCGACTTCCTGACGCAGGCCGCGGCGGCGCTCGACTCCACGTCGCGCTTCGTGTGGGTCGACGACTACGCGTTCCTCGAGCAGCAGGGGATCACGGAGGCGATCCCGTGGGTGATGCTGAAGGGGAACGACTACGGGCACACGCACGTGCGCAACGACCGCGCGAAGGCCGCGGGGCTCGCGTTCCGGCCGCTCGCCGAGACGGTGCGCGACACGCTGGCGTGGTGGCCGACGGTGCCCGAGGCGCGCCGCGCGAGCCCGCGCTTCGCCATCAAGCCGGAGCAGGAGGTCGCGGCGCTGGCCGCGTGGAAGGCGCGCGGCGCGCGCTGA
- a CDS encoding DUF4349 domain-containing protein, translating into MSHVLRTFLAFLLCGAALACGDKSTSRGTRGEAAQLQSTVRDAAPTAAPSAPPPPPAEVPLVGEAGGVAGRVAGDVANVAPERRAARPEAMPAPAPAGAPGAQIASSDTASAAPAMLIRTGQASIEVDSLEPAIAAVRALAQRMGGYVANTSLAAGREQVRAATLQLKVPSARFDALVGGLAPLGRVEMVNVSAEDVGEEYVDVAARVANARRLEARLLTLLERSAARLSDVLSVERELARVREEIERAEGRMRFLRTRVALSTLDVTVHERAPILPGAPSRNPLLEALRQAWRNFVAVLAFGIASLGVLIPLGVVALVVWRFVRARKANP; encoded by the coding sequence ATGTCGCACGTCCTCCGAACCTTCCTCGCCTTCCTCCTCTGCGGCGCGGCGCTGGCCTGCGGCGACAAGAGCACGTCGCGCGGGACGCGCGGGGAGGCGGCGCAGCTGCAGTCGACCGTGCGCGACGCCGCGCCGACCGCGGCGCCCTCGGCACCGCCGCCGCCGCCGGCCGAGGTGCCGCTCGTGGGCGAGGCGGGCGGCGTGGCGGGCAGGGTCGCGGGCGACGTCGCGAACGTCGCGCCCGAGCGTCGCGCCGCGCGCCCGGAGGCGATGCCGGCCCCCGCGCCCGCGGGCGCTCCCGGCGCCCAGATCGCATCCAGCGACACCGCGTCGGCCGCGCCGGCGATGCTGATCCGCACCGGCCAGGCGTCGATCGAGGTGGACTCGCTGGAGCCCGCGATCGCCGCCGTGCGAGCGCTCGCGCAGCGGATGGGCGGCTACGTCGCGAACACGTCGCTCGCCGCGGGCCGCGAGCAGGTGCGCGCGGCGACGCTGCAGCTCAAGGTGCCGTCGGCGCGCTTCGACGCGCTGGTGGGGGGGCTCGCGCCGCTGGGCCGCGTCGAGATGGTGAACGTGAGCGCGGAGGACGTGGGCGAGGAGTACGTGGACGTCGCGGCGCGCGTCGCCAACGCGCGGCGCCTGGAGGCGCGGCTGCTGACGCTCCTGGAGCGCAGCGCCGCGCGCCTGAGCGACGTGCTGTCGGTCGAGCGCGAGCTGGCGCGCGTGCGCGAGGAGATCGAGCGCGCGGAGGGCCGGATGCGCTTCCTGCGCACGCGCGTCGCGCTCAGCACGCTCGACGTGACGGTGCACGAGCGCGCGCCGATCCTCCCGGGCGCGCCGTCGCGCAACCCGCTGCTGGAGGCGCTGCGGCAGGCGTGGCGCAACTTCGTCGCGGTGCTCGCGTTCGGGATCGCGTCGCTGGGCGTGCTGATCCCGCTCGGCGTGGTGGCGCTGGTGGTGTGGCGCTTCGTGCGGGCGCGGAAGGCGAATCCCTGA
- a CDS encoding diguanylate cyclase domain-containing protein: MAGLAASAAMVGLAGWIAMGDIARIDDANAWVRHTREVLAVTAATGTAVDRAETAQRGYLLVGDPAYLHAGANADRAAIGALADLRRRTTDNAAQQHRLDTLERVVPRRLAGLAHTVALARAGARDSAVAIVRTHAGLADADTIRALLDRFAAEEQRLLLARMTVHDASTRAARTHTVLALALALATAAWAVVLLGRLVRRQVARRESMRAALLTSAASETRYRALFTALPRPAWVYDVETLRFLAVNPAATAQYGWSEEEFLARRITDVRPPEDAERVTASARGAGSSVITAGQWRHRWRDGQVRDVLVTTHALDYAGRAARLAVVDDITERLASERALRGRDARFRAAMAGMRDAFLLLRAVRIGGEVHDFEVLELNASGARLLGAPRAAGGARTLLGLYPDAGSSGFLAIGRRVLADGRPFEDERRTSAGRTPAEWVRLQAFPLEGEEDTLVVIVRDITARKRAEVRLREEAHRDPLTGLLNRRGLEEGVRRRLQEAAVSGQPDVVLYLDLDDFKGINDAFGHGEGDEALRTVASVLRRTMRAGDAIARLGGDEFAIYAPAGPDAVAWRDVNLLTQRIHEALDAENARGEANGRGYALRSTVGGTTVRAGDTLAAALARADNALYAAKPGGGTRRAG; the protein is encoded by the coding sequence ATGGCGGGCCTCGCCGCCTCGGCCGCGATGGTGGGCCTCGCGGGCTGGATCGCCATGGGCGACATCGCGCGCATCGACGACGCGAACGCGTGGGTGCGGCACACGCGGGAGGTCCTCGCCGTCACCGCCGCCACCGGGACGGCCGTCGATCGCGCGGAGACGGCGCAGCGCGGCTACCTGCTGGTGGGTGACCCCGCGTACCTGCACGCCGGCGCCAACGCCGACCGCGCGGCCATCGGCGCGCTCGCCGACCTGCGCCGCCGCACCACCGACAACGCCGCGCAGCAGCACCGCCTCGACACGCTGGAGCGCGTGGTGCCGCGGCGCCTCGCGGGCCTCGCGCACACCGTCGCGCTGGCGCGGGCCGGCGCGCGCGACAGCGCCGTCGCGATCGTGCGCACGCACGCCGGGCTCGCGGACGCCGACACCATCCGCGCGCTCCTCGACCGCTTCGCCGCCGAGGAGCAGCGGCTGCTCCTGGCGCGCATGACGGTGCACGACGCGAGCACGCGCGCCGCGCGCACGCACACGGTGCTCGCGCTCGCGCTGGCGCTCGCCACCGCCGCCTGGGCCGTCGTGCTGCTCGGCCGGCTGGTGCGGCGGCAGGTCGCGCGGCGTGAGTCGATGCGCGCCGCGCTGCTGACCAGCGCCGCGAGCGAGACGCGCTATCGCGCGCTGTTCACCGCGCTGCCGCGCCCCGCGTGGGTGTACGACGTCGAGACGCTGCGCTTCCTGGCCGTGAACCCCGCCGCGACCGCGCAGTACGGGTGGAGCGAGGAGGAGTTCCTGGCGCGGCGCATCACCGACGTGCGTCCGCCGGAGGACGCGGAGCGCGTGACCGCGTCCGCGCGCGGCGCCGGCAGCAGCGTCATCACGGCGGGGCAGTGGCGCCACCGCTGGCGCGACGGGCAGGTGCGCGACGTCCTCGTGACGACGCACGCGCTGGACTACGCGGGACGCGCCGCGCGGCTCGCGGTCGTCGACGACATCACCGAGCGACTGGCGTCGGAGCGCGCGCTGCGCGGCCGCGACGCGCGCTTCCGCGCGGCGATGGCCGGGATGCGCGACGCCTTCCTGCTGCTGCGCGCGGTGCGCATCGGCGGGGAGGTGCACGACTTCGAGGTGCTGGAGCTCAACGCCAGCGGCGCGCGGCTGCTCGGCGCGCCGCGCGCGGCGGGTGGGGCGCGCACGCTGCTCGGCCTCTATCCCGACGCGGGGAGCTCGGGCTTCCTCGCGATCGGCCGGCGCGTGCTGGCCGACGGCCGTCCGTTCGAGGACGAGCGGCGCACGAGCGCCGGGCGCACGCCGGCCGAGTGGGTGCGGCTGCAGGCGTTCCCGCTCGAGGGGGAGGAGGACACGCTCGTCGTCATCGTGCGCGACATCACGGCCCGCAAGCGCGCCGAGGTGCGCCTGCGCGAGGAGGCGCACCGCGATCCGCTGACGGGGCTCCTCAACCGCCGCGGGCTGGAGGAGGGCGTGCGTCGCCGCCTGCAGGAGGCCGCGGTGAGCGGCCAGCCGGACGTCGTGCTCTACCTCGACCTCGACGACTTCAAGGGGATCAACGACGCCTTCGGCCATGGCGAGGGCGACGAGGCGCTGCGCACGGTGGCGAGCGTGCTGCGCCGCACCATGCGCGCGGGCGACGCGATCGCGCGGCTGGGCGGCGACGAGTTCGCGATCTACGCGCCCGCGGGGCCGGACGCCGTCGCGTGGCGCGACGTGAACCTCCTGACGCAGCGCATCCACGAGGCGCTGGACGCCGAGAACGCGCGCGGTGAGGCCAACGGCCGTGGGTACGCGCTCCGCAGCACCGTCGGCGGGACGACGGTGCGCGCGGGCGACACGCTGGCGGCGGCGCTGGCGCGCGCGGACAACGCGCTCTACGCCGCGAAGCCGGGCGGCGGCACGCGCCGGGCGGGCTGA